One genomic window of Glycine max cultivar Williams 82 chromosome 16, Glycine_max_v4.0, whole genome shotgun sequence includes the following:
- the LOC100791380 gene encoding uncharacterized protein, giving the protein METEERNQKDCKASEPEFFLQWGNRKRLRCVRVKDPRISARLNGGIRRKLGSAMEHHRSGLTVPEKEHHHHHHHQQLNRLTRNSDGAILRSSAGETRKSASPEKEDRYYTTRGSAEENGKVTGGEGINGEERALVWPKLYITLSSKEKEEDFLAMKGCKLPQRPKKRAKIIQRSLLLVSPGAWLTDMCQERYEVREKKSNKKRPRGLKAMGSMESDSE; this is encoded by the exons ATGGAAACAGAAGAGAGGAACCAGAAAGATTGCAAGGCTTCGGAGCCAGAGTTTTTCTTGCAGTGGGGGAACAGGAAGAGGCTGAGATGTGTGAGGGTGAAGGACCCTCGGATTTCAGCGAGGCTCAACGGTGGAATCAGAAGGAAACTTGGTTCTGCAATGGAGCATCATCGCTCTGGCCTCACTGTGCCAGAAAAAGAacatcatcaccatcatcatcatcaacaacttaATCGCCTTACAAG GAATTCCGACGGGGCGATTCTCCGGTCATCGGCCGGCGAGACAAGGAAATCGGCGTCGCCGGAGAAGGAGGACCGGTACTACACGACGCGGGGTTCGGCGGAGGAGAACGGCAAGGTCACCGGCGGCGAAGGCATCAACGGCGAAGAACGAGCCCTAGTTTGGCCCAAGCTCTACATCACTCTCTCAAGCAAGGAGAAAGAGGAAGATTTTCTGGCCATGAAGGGTTGCAAGCTTCCTCAGCGACCCAAAAAGAGGGCCAAAATCATTCAAAGAAGCTTACTT TTGGTGAGTCCCGGGGCGTGGTTGACTGATATGTGCCAAGAGAGATATGAAGTTAGGGAGAAGAAAAGTAACAAGAAG AGACCAAGAGGGTTGAAGGCTATGGGAAGCATGGAAAGTGATTCTGAATGA
- the LOC100792427 gene encoding uncharacterized protein isoform X1, whose product MSTCVVCWTWVGIFSFQESLVYTQHNTNMKSMVTPLTRVLPFRHPNGYNTLPFSLTRYPSSPNFSFSFSPLTLTLSMAASPQSSAPTVSPGDANINKDGVFQLIQAHQEKAARLPPVEEIRTVLDRSVRGMLSTFSKKFDGYPSGSMVDFACDSNGYPILAVSDLAVHSKDLTANPKCSLLVARDPEDRTDLVITVHGDAISVPENEREAVRAAYLARHPNAFWVDFGDFRFLRIEPKVVRFVSGVATALLGSGEFSGDEYKSAKVDPIAQFSKPVASHMNKDHAEDNKVIVQHWTSVPVDFADILDLDSLGFNVKAGYQGDTFKLRVPFPRRAEDRKDVKTLIVEMLQAARPKVD is encoded by the exons ATGAGTACTTGTGTTGTGTGTTGGACTTGGGTTGGTATATTCAGTTTTCAGGAGAGTTTGGTatacacacaacacaacaccAACATGAAGAGCATGGTGACGCCATTGACGAGGGTCTTACCCTTTCGTCACCCAAATGGCTATAATACCCTTCCCTTCTCTCTTACACGCTACCCTTCCTCACCGaacttctccttctccttctcccctctcactctcactctttCCATGGCCGCTTCACCACAATCCTCCGCTCCG ACTGTGTCGCCTGGTGATGCTAACATCAACAAAGATGGTGTATTTCAATTGATTCAAGCACATCAG GAAAAAGCTGCTAGACTTCCACCAGTTGAGGAAATTCGAACTGTCCTTGATCGTAGCGTGCGTGGGATGCTCTCTACATTCTCGAAG AAGTTCGATGGTTATCCATCAGGGTCTATGGTTGACTTTGCTTGTGATTCAAATGGATATCCTATATTAGCAGTGAGCGACTTGGCAGTTCATTCgaag GACCTAACTGCCAATCCTAAATGTTCATTGCTTGTGGCTAGAGATCCTGAAGATAGGACTGATTTAGTGATTACTGTACATGGTGATGCTATCTCT gtacCTGAAAATGAAAGAGAAGCCGTTCGAGCTGCATATTTGGCGAGGCATCCCAATGCATTTTGG GTTGACTTTGGAGACTTCCGATTCTTGCGCATTGAACCAAAAGTTGTACGATTTGTGTCAGGTGTTGCCACGGCTTTGTTAGGATCAGGAG AGTTTAGTGGAGATGAGTATAAATCTGCAAAAGTTGACCCCATAGCTCAGTTTTCCAAGCCAGTGGCG TCTCATATGAACAAAGATCATGCTGAAGATAACAAAGTGATTGTGCAGCATTGGACCTCAGTTCCA GTGGACTTTGCCGACATACTAGATTTGGATAGTCTTGGTTTCAATGTTAAG gctGGTTACCAGGGTGATACTTTCAAGCTTCGTGTACCTTTCCCTCGACGTGCTGAAGATAGAAA GGATGTGAAGACTCTCATTGTTGAGATGCTTCAAGCTGCTAGGCCTAAAGTTGATTGA
- the LOC100792427 gene encoding uncharacterized protein isoform X2 has protein sequence MSTCVVCWTWVGIFSFQESLVYTQHNTNMKSMVTPLTRVLPFRHPNGYNTLPFSLTRYPSSPNFSFSFSPLTLTLSMAASPQSSAPTVSPGDANINKDGVFQLIQAHQEKAARLPPVEEIRTVLDRSVRGMLSTFSKKFDGYPSGSMVDFACDSNGYPILAVSDLAVHSKDLTANPKCSLLVARDPEDRTDLVITVHGDAISVPENEREAVRAAYLARHPNAFWVDFGDFRFLRIEPKVVRFVSGVATALLGSGEFSGDEYKSAKVDPIAQFSKPVASHMNKDHAEDNKVIVQHWTSVPA, from the exons ATGAGTACTTGTGTTGTGTGTTGGACTTGGGTTGGTATATTCAGTTTTCAGGAGAGTTTGGTatacacacaacacaacaccAACATGAAGAGCATGGTGACGCCATTGACGAGGGTCTTACCCTTTCGTCACCCAAATGGCTATAATACCCTTCCCTTCTCTCTTACACGCTACCCTTCCTCACCGaacttctccttctccttctcccctctcactctcactctttCCATGGCCGCTTCACCACAATCCTCCGCTCCG ACTGTGTCGCCTGGTGATGCTAACATCAACAAAGATGGTGTATTTCAATTGATTCAAGCACATCAG GAAAAAGCTGCTAGACTTCCACCAGTTGAGGAAATTCGAACTGTCCTTGATCGTAGCGTGCGTGGGATGCTCTCTACATTCTCGAAG AAGTTCGATGGTTATCCATCAGGGTCTATGGTTGACTTTGCTTGTGATTCAAATGGATATCCTATATTAGCAGTGAGCGACTTGGCAGTTCATTCgaag GACCTAACTGCCAATCCTAAATGTTCATTGCTTGTGGCTAGAGATCCTGAAGATAGGACTGATTTAGTGATTACTGTACATGGTGATGCTATCTCT gtacCTGAAAATGAAAGAGAAGCCGTTCGAGCTGCATATTTGGCGAGGCATCCCAATGCATTTTGG GTTGACTTTGGAGACTTCCGATTCTTGCGCATTGAACCAAAAGTTGTACGATTTGTGTCAGGTGTTGCCACGGCTTTGTTAGGATCAGGAG AGTTTAGTGGAGATGAGTATAAATCTGCAAAAGTTGACCCCATAGCTCAGTTTTCCAAGCCAGTGGCG TCTCATATGAACAAAGATCATGCTGAAGATAACAAAGTGATTGTGCAGCATTGGACCTCAGTTCCA GCTTAA
- the LOC100794000 gene encoding adenylyl-sulfate kinase 3: MATLSNSTNIFWQDCQVGRLERQKLLNQKGCVVWITGLSGSGKSTLACSLSRELHSKGKLSYVLDGDNLRHGLNKDLGFKAEDRAENIRRTGEVAKLFADAGLICVASLISPYRRDRDTCRAMLPDANFIEVFMNMPLELCEARDPKGLYKLARAGKIKGFTGIDDPYEPPINCEIEIKQENGDCPTPTLMAGQVVTYLENKGFLES; the protein is encoded by the exons ATGGCAACTCTGAGCAATTCAACTAATATCTTTTGGCAAGATTGTCAAGTAGGAAGGCTTGAAAGGCAGAAGCTACTTAACCAAAAGGGATGTGTTGTATGGATTACTGGACTCAGCGGATCAG GAAAAAGCACATTGGCATGTTCCCTAAGCAGAGAACTGCACTCAAAGGGAAAGTTATCTTATGTCCTTGATGGAGATAACCTTCGACATGGACTAAACAAGGATCTTGGTTTCAAAGCCGAAGATCGCGCTGAAAATATTCGCAGAACTG GAGAAGTGGCAAAACTGTTTGCTGATGCTGGCTTAATATGTGTTGCTAGTCTGATATCTCCTTACAGAAGAGACCGAGACACTTGCCGTGCCATGTTACCTGATGCAAATTTTATTGAG GTTTTCATGAACATGCCTCTAGAATTGTGTGAGGCACGAGATCCAAAAGGCCTCTATAAGCTTGCTCGTGCGGGGAAAATCAAAG GTTTTACCGGCATTGATGATCCTTATGAACCACCCATAAACTGTGAG ATTGAAATAAAGCAGGAAAATGGGGATTGTCCAACACCCACTTTGATGGCTGGACAAGTAGTTACTTACTTGGAGAATAAAGGATTTCTTGAATCCTAG